One window of Quercus robur chromosome 5, dhQueRobu3.1, whole genome shotgun sequence genomic DNA carries:
- the LOC126724905 gene encoding protein SIEVE ELEMENT OCCLUSION B-like — protein sequence MEMAVDPHSSSVMTADETKKDISAPRTHDDQQFDVASLARNKKLFEMTDDEIKKEISVPRTHTDQKFDVASLFAIVTNILNPATIAADNVFRGTKQPQMEIKGERAIATSFIPPLCTLKELSYEMACKDPGVETAYKTTKSILEKLKDYSWHAKAVLTLAAFALDYGDFCKHLDQFHSSDQLTKSLGILKGIPTLLTQPSIDHKQEGAIVELNKLIKDTLNVIDCIVTLEERSVKYNPNDLPALSIATNNISIYVFWAIITVVVCTTRMCCLIKDESKTHELPRFSEKINDIHGKLKLQIQLCNEEIEKIEAYWKLIRFLKEPLDIAEVLKALIFASDNRQRVKVFPNELILEAVKTKNVLLFFTDLDVDKISEYVSIRTPIYENIPSKYKDKYEVVWIPIVDQWTNDMQKKFELLRSQMSWFVVQNFSSISGIKYVREQWHFKNEPIIVVLNPQGTVEHHNAAPMIKIWGPRAFPFTHWKDEELRKSEDWFGSLMLEFSPDIPTWIDEGKHIFFYGGKDSTWVKEFNKEATGFADDAVKGARISLFNVGKDSGSLGHFWKLIDNFFLYKSQMVTELDPMTKEIQKLLSYKNEKGWVVLCKGARLVFSGYGTTVLTVLKNFDEWRQCLNDSVSDFEVCLEEHYNEQLFKDGFPCRVIDIPKSDGLIPDYRKCPDCSKIMETSFRFKCCDHNQHGFNLKFCHNHHGTKAQLKGSYIDHMNPQVPMKPVYPEVPATRAESYHFQ from the exons ATGGAAATGGCCGTCGATCCGCACTCGTCGTCTGTAATGACCGCCGACGAAACgaagaaagacattagtgctcccCGAACTCATGATGACCAACAGTTTGATGTTGCCTCTCTGGCCAGAAACAAGAAGCTGTTTGAAATGACCGACGAcgagataaagaaagaaattagtGTTCCCCGAACTCATACTGACCAAAAGTTTGATGTTGCCTCTCTTTTTGCCATTGTCACAAACATTCTCAACCCTGCTACCATTGCTGCTGACAATGTTTTTCGG GGTACTAAACAGCCACAGATGGAGATCAAGGGTGAAAGGGCCATCGCAACAAGCTTCATTCCACCATTATGTACACTCAAAGAACTTTCCTACGAG ATGGCATGCAAGGATCCGGGTGTAGAAACTGCTTACAAAACAACAAAGTCAATACTAGAAAAACTCAAAGATTATTCATGGCATGCGAAGGCAGTATTGACACTTGCGGCCTTTGCTTTGGACTATGGAGACTTCTGCAAACACCTTGATCAGTTTCACTCATCAGACCAACTCACCAAGTCATTAGGGATCTTAAAAGGGATACCTACTCTCCTAACGCAGCCAAGCATTGATCATAAACAAGAGGGTGCGATTGTTGAACTTAACAAACTGATCAAGGACACATTGAATGTCATTGATTGCATTGTTACGTTGGAGGAACGATCTGTTAAATATAATCCAAATGATCTACCAGCACTCTCAATAGCCACGAACAATATCTCGATATATGTTTTTTGGGCTATCATAACTGTTGTAGTTTGCACGACCCGGATGTGTTGTCTCATTAAAGATGA GAGCAAGACACATGAACTTCCGCGGTTTTCTGAGAAAATTAATGACATCCATGGCAAACTAAAATTGCAGATACAACTTTGCAATGAAGAAATAG AGAAAATAGAGGCATATTGGAAGCTTATAAGATTCTTAAAAGAGCCGCTTGACATTGCCGAGGTCTTGAAGGCGCTAATTTTTGCCAGCGACAACCGGCAACGAGTCAAAGTTTTTCCCAACGAATTG ATCCTCGAAGCGGTGAAAACAAAGAATGTGTTGTTGTTCTTTACGGACTTGGACGTTGACAAAATCTCAGAATATGTATCAATTCGCACCCCCATTTATGAAAACATACCaagcaaatacaaggacaagtATGAGGTTGTTTGGATACCAATTGTGGATCAGTGGACCAATGACATGCAAAAGAAGTTTGAGTTGCTGCGGTCTCAGATGTCGTGGTTCGtagtccaaaacttttcttctATATCAGGTATCAAGTACGTTAGGGAGCAGTGGCACTTTAAGAATGAGCCTATCATTGTGGTGCTGAACCCACAAGGGACCGTGGAACACCATAATGCGGCCCCCATGATTAAGATATGGGGACCAAGGGCTTTCCCTTTCACTCATTGGAAAGATGAAGAACTGCGCAAAAGTGAAGATTGGTTTGGATCCTTAATGCTTGAATTCAGTCCTGACATACCAACTTGG ATCGACGAGGGGAAGCACATTTTCTTTTATGGAGGCAAGGATTCTACATGGGTCAAAGAATTTAATAAGGAAGCAACAGGCTTTGCTGATGATGCAGTAAAGGGTGCAAGAATTTCATTGTTTAATGTGGGAAAGGACAGTGGCAGTCTAGGGCATTTTTGGAAGCTCATTGACAACTTTTTCTTATACAAGTCTCAAATGGTTACCGAATTGGACCCAATGACAAAGGAAATCCAAAAGTTGCTTTCTTACAAGAATGAGAAAGGATGGGTTGTGCTGTGCAAAGGGGCTAGATTGGTGTTCAGTGGTTATGGTACAACAGTTCTGACAGTCTTGAAGAACTTTGATGAATGGAGGCAATGTTTGAATGATAGTGTATCTGATTTCGAAGTATGTCTCGAGGAACACTATAATGAACAACTTTTTAAAGACGGTTTTCCTTGCCGCGTCATTGACATCCCAAAAAGTGATGGATTGATCCCAGATTATAGAAAATGTCCTGACTGTTCCAAGATCATGGAGACATCTTTCAGGTTTAAATGCTGCGATCACAATCAACATGGTTTCAACTTAAAATTCTGCCACAATCATCATGGTACCAAGGCACAGCTCAAAGGATCCTATATCGATCATATGAATCCTCAGGTGCCTATGAAGCCTGTGTATCCTGAGGTGCCTGCTACCAGGGCAGAGTCATATCACTTCCAATAG